A genomic stretch from Candidatus Thiothrix anitrata includes:
- the pgeF gene encoding peptidoglycan editing factor PgeF, which yields MVEGVNPHWLTPNWAAPANIRAVCTTRHGGVSASPFASLNLGDHVGDDPYAVARNRMIVGDVLQLPTEPLWLQQVHGVDVCGMDVGTCYPQGDASVAFRKNQVCVVMTADCLPVLFCDNAGTRIAAAHAGWRGLEAGVLEQTLQRMDCPAAEVMAWLGPAIGAQVFEVGDEVRAAFMQHDPAAASAFQPGDAGGKWLADIYQLARQRLQRAGVSVSAISGGDFCTYSDAERFFSYRRDGQTGRMACLIWMDA from the coding sequence ATGGTTGAAGGCGTGAATCCGCACTGGTTAACCCCCAACTGGGCAGCACCTGCGAATATTCGGGCAGTTTGCACCACCCGCCACGGCGGAGTCAGTGCGTCGCCGTTTGCCAGTTTGAATTTGGGTGATCACGTTGGCGATGACCCGTATGCGGTGGCGCGTAACCGCATGATTGTCGGCGACGTATTGCAATTACCGACAGAACCGCTGTGGCTGCAACAGGTGCACGGGGTTGATGTGTGCGGGATGGACGTTGGTACGTGCTATCCGCAAGGTGATGCGTCGGTGGCTTTTCGCAAAAATCAGGTGTGCGTGGTAATGACCGCTGATTGCTTGCCAGTATTGTTTTGCGACAATGCAGGTACGCGGATTGCGGCGGCTCATGCCGGATGGCGCGGGTTAGAAGCTGGCGTGTTGGAGCAAACGTTACAGCGTATGGATTGCCCTGCGGCTGAGGTAATGGCTTGGCTGGGGCCAGCGATTGGTGCGCAAGTGTTTGAAGTGGGCGATGAAGTACGCGCCGCGTTCATGCAGCACGATCCTGCCGCTGCCAGTGCTTTCCAACCTGGTGATGCTGGGGGTAAATGGTTGGCGGATATTTACCAATTAGCGCGGCAACGCCTGCAACGTGCCGGAGTCAGCGTCAGCGCGATTTCCGGTGGCGATTTTTGCACTTACAGTGATGCAGAACGTTTCTTTTCTTACCGTCGTGACGGGCAAACCGGGCGTATGGCTTGTTTGATTTGGATGGATGCATAG
- a CDS encoding helix-hairpin-helix domain-containing protein, producing the protein MEQNILDVKYVGQATATRLAEQGITTVAQLAATDVDALAAIPGIGATNAPLMLTSAQELLATPQADAEVSEVTELEVVAPIVADGEQVAEPVTDTVPEIETEIQQADGSAASNDAVVSESAGGEVSDKKAKKLAKQAKKAEKKAKKQAKKQAKEAKKAERKAAKKAAKKAKKAEKKAKKAAKE; encoded by the coding sequence ATGGAACAAAATATTCTTGACGTGAAATACGTCGGTCAGGCGACTGCCACCCGTTTAGCCGAACAAGGTATTACTACCGTTGCACAACTTGCTGCAACAGATGTTGATGCCTTAGCCGCGATTCCGGGGATTGGTGCTACTAATGCGCCACTAATGTTGACTAGCGCGCAAGAATTGCTCGCGACACCGCAAGCTGATGCTGAAGTCAGCGAAGTAACCGAACTCGAAGTTGTTGCCCCCATTGTTGCTGATGGTGAGCAAGTTGCTGAACCAGTAACAGACACTGTGCCAGAAATTGAAACAGAAATTCAGCAGGCAGATGGGTCAGCAGCAAGCAATGATGCTGTAGTGAGTGAGTCGGCAGGCGGTGAAGTATCCGATAAAAAAGCCAAGAAATTAGCAAAACAAGCCAAGAAAGCTGAGAAAAAGGCAAAAAAACAAGCCAAAAAACAAGCGAAAGAGGCTAAGAAAGCCGAACGTAAAGCTGCTAAAAAAGCAGCGAAAAAAGCCAAAAAAGCTGAGAAAAAGGCTAAGAAAGCCGCCAAAGAATAA
- a CDS encoding ABC transporter ATP-binding protein, whose translation MASPLLSVQNLSVQFRLNSGQTLQALSEVSFTVDSGETLGIVGESGCGKSTLARSLLQLVSPAHGRIEWQGMPLPTGNTAALRDYRRAVQCIFQDPLDALDPRMTVGDCIQEPMSALRAEWGKVAIRARVDELLSAVGLDSGMRERYPHEFSGGQCQRIGIARALAVKPQLIVCDEPVSALDVSIRGQVVRLLADLQREHGLTLLFISHDLGVVRELCNRVLVLYLGRVVEIADTASLYATPLHPYTRLLLQAMPLPEPQQEKARLAQIEIGVGELPSPLNPPAGCAFHPRCPQAQLVCREQVPSLQKLFDGRQVACHRALELHPHLV comes from the coding sequence GTGGCATCACCGTTACTGAGCGTGCAAAACCTGAGCGTGCAATTCCGCCTGAATAGTGGACAAACATTGCAGGCGTTGAGCGAAGTGAGTTTCACGGTCGATAGCGGCGAAACCCTTGGCATTGTCGGTGAGTCGGGCTGCGGTAAATCAACTTTGGCGCGGAGTTTATTGCAGCTCGTCAGCCCTGCACACGGGCGGATTGAATGGCAGGGAATGCCGCTGCCTACCGGCAATACGGCGGCATTACGCGATTATCGGCGGGCGGTGCAATGCATTTTCCAAGACCCGCTGGATGCACTTGACCCGCGTATGACGGTGGGGGATTGCATTCAAGAACCGATGTCGGCGTTACGTGCGGAATGGGGCAAGGTGGCGATTCGCGCCCGTGTTGATGAGTTGTTGAGCGCGGTGGGCTTGGATAGTGGGATGCGTGAGCGTTATCCGCACGAGTTTTCCGGTGGGCAATGTCAGCGTATCGGTATTGCCAGAGCCTTGGCGGTCAAGCCGCAACTGATCGTTTGTGATGAACCGGTTAGTGCGCTGGATGTGTCAATTCGTGGGCAGGTAGTGCGTCTGTTAGCCGATTTGCAGCGCGAACACGGGCTAACGTTGCTGTTTATTTCCCACGATTTAGGCGTGGTGCGTGAGTTGTGTAATCGCGTGCTAGTGCTGTATTTGGGGCGGGTGGTGGAAATTGCAGATACTGCCAGTCTTTACGCGACCCCCTTGCATCCTTATACCCGTTTATTGTTGCAAGCAATGCCATTGCCTGAGCCGCAACAAGAAAAAGCGCGTCTGGCGCAAATCGAGATCGGGGTAGGGGAGTTGCCTTCGCCGTTGAACCCACCAGCAGGATGCGCGTTTCACCCGCGTTGCCCACAAGCGCAGCTAGTTTGCCGTGAACAAGTACCGTCATTGCAAAAACTGTTCGATGGGCGGCAAGTTGCTTGCCATCGGGCACTTGAACTCCATCCACATTTGGTGTAG
- a CDS encoding potassium channel family protein gives MPDIFYVLLRRLRTPLIVLITVYAISVLGLTLIPGRDADGEIWHMSFFHALYVVSYTASTIGFGEVPYEFTNAQRLWMMVVIHMTVIGWLYSIGSLLAVLQNPAFRKLRSDYAFQQGVKRLRTPFYLVCGYGDTGGILVKALADEGIKAVVIDNDESRINELELNDYIRRPLGLLGDASKPAVLEMAGITNNYCIGVIALTNSDQTNLMIALSAYLLNPGLRVLARAESAEIEANIRSFGKNEVINPFETFAGRLALAIHSPGMYTLFTWMTGIPHEPLREPPFPERGLWLIAGYGRFGKALHRRLQDAGITTQVIEADPLNTEVPPGTIQGSGTEAATLQLAGLKQAVGIVAGTYDDANNLSILMTAREVKPDIFIVARQNQRDNDMIFEKAAFDLLMKRGDVIAHKIFALLRTPLISDFLEAIKAHDDDWANLLVSRILGVTTDEVPYLWEIKLNKARTPALYKSCMAGAVTLADILRSPRERTQQLPAIPLLLKRDENVIILPNTATPLEISDRLLMCASYQTSQDMQWATQNHNVLHYLLTGDEVSGGSILRRYLMKGSS, from the coding sequence ATGCCTGACATTTTTTATGTGCTGCTGCGGCGGTTGCGCACTCCTCTCATTGTGTTGATTACCGTTTATGCCATATCCGTTTTAGGACTTACCCTGATTCCGGGGCGCGATGCAGACGGTGAAATATGGCACATGTCATTTTTCCACGCACTTTATGTAGTCAGTTATACTGCGTCTACCATTGGTTTTGGGGAAGTTCCCTACGAATTCACCAATGCGCAACGCCTATGGATGATGGTTGTTATCCATATGACGGTAATTGGCTGGCTATATAGCATCGGTTCCTTGCTGGCAGTACTGCAAAATCCGGCATTCCGCAAATTACGCAGCGATTATGCTTTCCAACAAGGTGTGAAACGCTTGCGTACCCCGTTTTATTTGGTGTGTGGCTACGGCGATACCGGCGGCATTCTGGTAAAAGCCCTCGCCGACGAAGGCATCAAAGCCGTGGTAATCGACAACGATGAAAGCCGCATCAATGAACTGGAACTCAACGATTACATCCGCCGCCCGCTGGGTTTATTGGGGGATGCCTCCAAACCGGCGGTGCTGGAAATGGCAGGTATCACCAACAACTATTGCATCGGTGTGATCGCCCTGACCAATAGTGATCAGACCAATCTGATGATAGCGCTAAGTGCGTATTTGCTGAATCCGGGTCTACGCGTGTTGGCACGGGCAGAATCTGCCGAGATTGAAGCCAATATCCGCTCTTTTGGTAAAAATGAAGTCATTAACCCATTTGAAACCTTTGCCGGACGCTTGGCACTCGCCATCCATTCCCCCGGCATGTATACCCTGTTTACCTGGATGACCGGTATACCGCACGAACCTTTACGCGAACCGCCGTTTCCCGAACGGGGTTTGTGGCTAATCGCCGGATACGGGCGTTTTGGTAAGGCTTTACACCGGCGTTTACAGGACGCGGGCATTACCACGCAAGTGATTGAAGCTGATCCACTAAATACCGAGGTTCCGCCCGGTACTATCCAAGGCTCAGGCACAGAGGCTGCCACGTTACAACTAGCGGGGCTTAAACAAGCTGTTGGGATCGTGGCAGGTACCTACGACGATGCCAACAACCTTTCAATTTTGATGACTGCACGCGAAGTTAAGCCCGACATTTTCATTGTGGCACGCCAAAACCAACGCGATAACGACATGATTTTTGAAAAGGCTGCGTTTGACCTGTTAATGAAACGCGGCGATGTGATTGCCCACAAGATTTTTGCCCTCTTGCGCACGCCTTTAATCAGCGACTTTCTGGAGGCAATTAAAGCCCATGACGACGACTGGGCAAACCTGTTGGTCAGCCGGATTCTGGGGGTGACGACCGATGAAGTTCCCTATTTGTGGGAAATTAAGCTCAATAAAGCCCGGACTCCGGCACTGTATAAAAGTTGTATGGCAGGCGCGGTAACACTGGCGGATATTCTCCGCTCGCCACGTGAGCGCACTCAACAGTTGCCCGCGATTCCATTGCTGCTGAAACGTGATGAGAATGTCATTATCCTGCCCAACACCGCTACTCCGCTAGAAATCAGTGATCGCTTATTGATGTGTGCTTCTTACCAAACCAGTCAAGACATGCAGTGGGCAACTCAAAATCACAATGTTTTGCATTATTTGTTAACCGGGGATGAAGTATCCGGTGGGAGTATCTTGCGCCGTTATCTGATGAAAGGCTCAAGCTGA
- the hemB gene encoding porphobilinogen synthase, whose translation MANFPGMYPYTRMRRMRRDDFSRRLMRENVLTVNDLIWPVFVLEGENQRETISSMPGVERLSIDLLVQEAREAAALGIPAMAIFPVTPQEAKSDKAEEAWNPDGLAQRAVRALKAAVPEMGVITDVALDPFTSHGQDGLMDSNGYILNDETVAALVKQALSHAEAGADIVAPSDMMDGRIGEIRDVLEQHGHLNTRILAYSAKYASSFYGPFRDAVGSAANLKGGNKYSYQMDPANSDEALWEVALDLQEGADMVMIKPGMPYLDIVRRIKDEFKAPTYVYHVSGEYAMLKAAGINGWINEQACVMEALLGMKRAGADGILTYYAKQVAQWLKA comes from the coding sequence ATGGCTAACTTTCCCGGAATGTACCCCTACACCCGTATGCGCCGTATGCGTCGCGACGACTTCTCCCGACGTTTAATGCGCGAAAATGTCCTCACCGTTAATGATTTGATTTGGCCGGTTTTCGTGCTGGAAGGCGAAAATCAGCGTGAAACCATCAGTTCGATGCCCGGTGTTGAGCGTTTAAGCATTGATTTGCTGGTGCAGGAAGCGCGGGAAGCTGCCGCATTAGGCATTCCGGCGATGGCGATTTTCCCCGTTACCCCTCAAGAAGCTAAGTCTGACAAAGCCGAAGAAGCGTGGAACCCTGATGGTTTGGCGCAACGTGCGGTACGGGCGTTGAAAGCTGCTGTGCCTGAGATGGGGGTGATTACTGACGTGGCTCTTGACCCGTTTACCTCGCACGGGCAGGACGGTTTGATGGATAGCAACGGTTATATTCTCAACGATGAAACCGTCGCGGCTTTGGTAAAACAAGCGTTATCACACGCCGAAGCGGGGGCGGATATAGTCGCGCCTTCCGATATGATGGACGGGCGTATCGGCGAAATTCGCGATGTGCTGGAGCAACACGGGCATTTGAACACGCGCATTTTGGCGTATTCCGCAAAATACGCCTCCAGTTTTTACGGCCCGTTCCGTGACGCGGTGGGTTCAGCGGCTAATCTCAAAGGTGGCAATAAATACAGCTACCAAATGGATCCCGCCAATTCCGATGAAGCCTTGTGGGAAGTCGCACTCGACCTGCAAGAAGGCGCGGATATGGTCATGATCAAGCCAGGAATGCCGTATCTGGACATTGTGCGCCGCATTAAAGACGAATTTAAAGCCCCGACTTACGTGTATCACGTCAGTGGTGAGTACGCGATGCTCAAAGCCGCAGGCATCAATGGCTGGATTAACGAGCAAGCGTGCGTGATGGAAGCCTTGTTAGGCATGAAACGCGCCGGTGCTGATGGCATTTTAACCTACTACGCCAAGCAAGTGGCGCAATGGTTGAAGGCGTGA
- a CDS encoding DUF6394 family protein: protein MNSEKVIFGFFILLALTLNFGFFIGDIDNIAHHNVYELFAALVVSLIATVLKFGDRTHLGAIFLATSLVADLQLIMAALIWGYAAHISPAGLNSEAVVAIVSFSGGALLANIVSVILLLAETMTVRR, encoded by the coding sequence ATGAACTCAGAAAAAGTTATTTTTGGTTTTTTTATTCTGCTGGCTTTAACTTTGAACTTCGGTTTTTTCATCGGCGACATCGATAACATTGCCCATCACAACGTTTACGAACTGTTCGCCGCATTGGTCGTCAGCCTGATTGCCACGGTGCTGAAGTTTGGTGACAGAACCCATCTAGGGGCAATTTTCCTAGCTACCAGTTTGGTGGCAGATTTGCAATTGATCATGGCGGCTTTAATCTGGGGTTATGCTGCTCACATCAGTCCTGCTGGGCTGAATTCGGAGGCGGTGGTAGCGATAGTCTCCTTCTCTGGTGGTGCGTTGCTGGCGAATATTGTTTCGGTCATTTTGTTACTGGCGGAAACCATGACAGTGCGCCGTTAG
- a CDS encoding peptidylprolyl isomerase yields MKRLFAFIFALMLSVVGCGGSNANDKAAAPATTGGNMSANPIILIETTKGNIKIELDAAAAPKTVENILAYVNDGFYTGTIFHRVIPGFMVQGGGMTATMQEKADKRAPVQNEADNGLKNDRGTLAMARTMDPHSGSSQFFINVKNNDFLNFRSKTPQGWGYAVFGKVIEGMDVVDAIVGVKTGNFGPHGDVPVEPILMNKVSVVE; encoded by the coding sequence ATGAAACGTCTTTTCGCTTTTATTTTTGCACTGATGCTGAGCGTCGTCGGCTGTGGTGGCTCTAATGCCAATGACAAAGCCGCTGCGCCAGCTACTACTGGAGGTAACATGTCCGCAAATCCAATCATTTTGATTGAAACCACCAAAGGCAATATTAAGATTGAGCTTGATGCTGCTGCCGCACCGAAAACCGTTGAAAACATCCTTGCTTATGTGAATGATGGTTTTTACACCGGTACGATTTTCCACCGCGTCATTCCCGGTTTCATGGTTCAAGGCGGCGGTATGACTGCTACCATGCAGGAAAAAGCGGACAAGCGTGCGCCCGTTCAAAACGAAGCTGACAACGGCCTGAAAAATGACCGTGGCACGTTGGCAATGGCGCGTACTATGGATCCACATTCCGGTTCTTCACAGTTTTTCATCAATGTGAAAAACAATGATTTCCTGAACTTCCGCTCTAAAACACCACAAGGCTGGGGTTATGCGGTATTCGGTAAAGTTATCGAAGGAATGGACGTAGTTGACGCTATCGTTGGCGTTAAAACAGGCAACTTTGGCCCGCACGGTGATGTGCCGGTTGAGCCTATCCTGATGAATAAAGTTTCAGTGGTCGAATAA